AAGGATGCAAGAAAGAGCTGCAGAACTGATGGAGCAGGTAAGAAGCATGTTCAAGGACACTACCGACATCTTGCAAACTATGGACTTGgtcgattcaatccagcttctCGGATTGAGTTATCACTTCGAGAAAGAAATAAGTGAAGCATTAAACCGAGTCCATGATGCCGATTTTAACGATCATGCTCTCTACGATACTGCTCTCCGGTTTCGACTGCTGAGACAACAAGGGTATCATGTGACCCCCGGTAATATGCTCTTACGTTTCCTTGCAGTAGATGTATTTTTATGTTTTATCTataattatgtttgcaaaattaatttaatttgtattttagaaatgatggaggatttttgttttaagaagacaACTTAATCAGCCCATCAAAAAAGAAGTCACTGAACAATCAATCCGATGGCTTCTAACAATATTAGCTGGTCATTTTGCTGCATAATTTCTTCTCTGTACATGAGTGACCTCACACTTCTCAAAACGTTTTGATCTCCTATAACAACTATATTAAAAAATGTACTTTgttctatatatataaatatatgtatatatgtatatatgtatatgtatacacacacacacacacacacacacacacacacacacacacacacacatatatatatatatatatatatatatatatatatatatatatatatatatatatattcatggatGATGAAGAGGTGTGATGCAAGGATGAAATAGAGAGCTGAAGAGCTGAGGGGGCAAGTAAAGAGCATGTTCAATGATACTACTGATCGGCTGCAAACCATGGACCTGATtgattcaatccagcttcttggattggattatcACTTTCAAAAGGGAATAAGCGAAGCATTAAGTCAAATCCATGATGCTGATATTGACAACACGGACATTATGTGTCCCCAAGTAATATGCATAATTCCTTCAAATAAAGCAGTATTTGTATGTGTGATAAAAAACAATACGATCTTCTTTAATAATCTTTTCTTTAATTCACTCATAGACGTTGGCTGTGccaaaaatattttctccggtaaaATAGACATAAAAATCACACACAAAAGTCATTGTATTGATTATCACGTAATCACTTAAAAcggtaaattaattttgataatatggCTTTATGTGTTTTTCCCTCAGAACAAAAAAATCTTATGTATTTCTGTAGatgtttttaacaagttcaaagatgaGGGAGGGAGTTTCATGTCTACCTTGGGGAGTGACGTGAAAGGACTGTTAAGCTTGTACAACGCAGCCTATCTTGGGACTCATGGGGAGATCATTCTTGATGAAGCCATCTCTTTTACGAGGAATAGCCTAGTGTCTGCATTAGCTAATCTTAAACCACCATTAACAACGCAAGTGTCTCTTGACCTCGAGACACCTCTCTGTAGGAGAATTAGAAGGCTCTTGGCAAGAGATTACATATCTATATACCAAGAGGACGCCACACGAGATGATGCCATCCTGGAGCTTGCAAAGTTGGACTTCAATTTGCTGCAATCTCTTCATCGCGAGGAACTTAAGAACATCACCATGTAAGCTCTTCCTCACTTTTGAATTCCCTGGAGTTATATTTCTTCTGGATTTTTATAAAGaaagaacaatacaatcatgttgcTAATGTAAACAAGTGAAGGCTAATTGCTGAGCTTGGTTCCTTCTCCCATCAAACTTTTAATTGTTATGTAATGCCATTTTGATTTGTAAACGACTTGAAGGTGGTGgaatgatttagtctcctaaaaAAATCTCAGTTTTGCTCGAGATAGATTGGTGGAATGCTATTTCTGGATCCTGGCAGTATACTTTGAACCCTATTATTCTCGTGCACGAGTGATAACGACCAAGGTGATTGCCCATATTTCAATTTTGGACGACATATATGATGTCTATAGCACATTGGAGGAGAGCCAACGACTAACTGAGGCAATTCAAAGGTTCGCACAGATTACCTTTTACTATCATTGTGTATAGCAAAATAACAACATGTATGTTTATGTTCTAATTTTCTAAAGATGGTGAAACTAAATATATATGCAGGTGGGATGCGAAGGTTGTTCATCAATTACCAGAGTACATGAAAGATTATTATCTAAAGCTAATGCACACCTTTAAAGAGTTTGAAGATTTATTGGCTTCCAATGAGAAATATCGCATAACCTATCTAAAGGAAGCGGTGAGTGATGAGATTATAAGGTTCAtcttattttcacttttattaaTTTGCATTACATAAGTAATAAATGAATACACTAATGGCCAATGCAAAGAATAAGCGTTTGAGATGCGACAGTATTAAACTTAGATTGTATGCTACTCATGCATTACAAACATTAAGGAATGGTTTTGTTTTACTTGGGTACAGATGAAAGATTTATCTGAAGCTTATTTTGAGGAATCCAAATGGAGAGATCAACATTACGTGCCAACATTGGAAGAACATCTACATGTTTCCCTCATAAGTTCAGCATATCCTATGCTCGAATGTGCTTCTTTTGTTGGAATGGGAGAAATAGCAACTAAGGAGGCATTTGAGTGGATTACTAGTTTCCCAAAGATTGTCCAAGCTTCTGCAATAATTGGTCGTATCATGAATGACATTACTTCACATGAGGTATAGTCATAATATAATCTGCTGTGTTTTATATCATATAAACATTTTTCATAGTAAATTTTGCACTGATATCTCTCATAGTAGAAATatgataacataaaaaaaaaaaaaaaaaaacatacattcTCCAATTAGATGAGATGGACCATAATTGAGGTTTAATAAGTAATCTCCAAAGGTTGTCTTCAATATTCCTTGTATTTATCACCTCAAAAGcatttcttgtgtcactcaattgcATTATCAAAGTTTCGCTGAACTTACAGGATTTTACATTAAATCTAGTACAAACAAAAAAATTCCCATTCGTAAGCTTCCACATCTGTAGATTCCCAAATTCCCTTCATCTACACCTTATTATTGATAATAGTCTATCAATTTGTTTTAATATATGAACATGTAAATCCTGAAAGGATCCCTTAGAATTCAGTCATTAGTCCTCTTTTTTCATGAAATTTGCAGTTGGAACAAACTAGGGAACATGTTGCCTCCACAGTCCAATGCTACATGAAAGAGTCCGGAACAGATGTGCATGTGGCATGTAAGAAACTCCAAGGTCTAGTTGACGATGCATGGAAGGAGATAAATGAAGAGTGCCTCAATCCGACTGCATTCTCCATTGCTTTACTTGAAAGGATTTTTAATTATTCACGAATAACAGAAAATACTTATAAGTACATTGATGGATACACCAACTCCTCTACGAAGACGAAGGAATATATCTCTTTGTTACTGGTACATCCTATTCCACTTTGATTGTATGACGattgcttgcttcttctatgaatcctttattctgaaatatatgtaaaTCTTTGTAAATGAACGTGTATTGTACTATGCTTTCTTCTTCTATTAATCCTTTATTGTGAAATATATTTAAGCCTTTGTAAATGAACGTGTATTGTACTAGCCCTGGGAAGCTCAAGCCAGTATTATCTATGGAAAACAGAAATCTTTGTTTAACAGTAGTTCAAAGCAATTTGCAAGTTGCTGGTTtgtgttacaaaattatattagctaTTTGCAATTTTCACTCTTTTCAGTCTTGCCAACTTGAGAAAGGCTCTTGAAGCTGCTATGCTAAATAGTGTCAGGATGGTGAGGTTGGGTTTTGTAGATGCCTACATCAGATATCAAGATACTTCTTAGTTAAGTTTGGGATAATTGCAATTCGGAAACATATATATTCAAGCTACATTTTGGATAAGTTAGGACGACTGATTTtttttctccaaaaaaaaaattatattagctaaaCCATAAAATTACAAAAGGAGTTGTGCTCTGATGACCAATTGAGAGGGCCACACTTCTGTCTAAAAAATATACTAACCTTCGGTAATATTGATAATTTTCACAACCTATGCCAACTGTCCCCATTCATCATAGAATCATCCTTCTGACAATACAAATATTAATAAGCAGAATTACACAAAATGAAACCTTAATCATCAAGATTCGAAAGCCAAAACAACTTTAGAAAGAATACTCCCAAAGAGGGATGATCGATTTGTTAGTTAAGTTCAAAATTGAATAAGATGAAATTAAGGGTACTAGAATTTTTTTAATTGCTTTTTTGTGGCTCATTAGGATATTCTTTATACACACTATTAGATTTACATAAATCCACATCCCTTTTGATGATGCAATTCACAAGAATCCTCATCCAGAAAATATTATGTTTGTAGTGTATCATAGAAACAATACACATATAATCAAATTAACTATAAATCTTTTGAACATCCACTGATGCAGCCATCAAAACCTCCCGAATTGCCTCAGCTTCACAACATATGATATCACGATCCGCAAGGTACCTACATCCAACCAAAATTGGGATGGATGTTGAGAATGAAAATGATTGAGAATGTGTAGGTCTTCCTTCTTGTACTCAAAACATGTTGAATTATATTTGactcaaattcaaataaatacATGTTTCCATCAACCGACGACTAGTTGTTTTGGGCGTCAATTTGTGAGTATGTTTTCGTATTTGATGCCTTTTGACGTTATCTCTTCTCGATGGTGAATGATTAGCGTCTGATGATCGGCCCAAATACTGTTTTATTAAAGATGATAAAAAAGGTcatcatctttttcttaaagatgatAAAAAAGGTCGTTTTTTATGGATAGCACAGACAAATACTGTTATAttagcattgtgataatccaatccaagaagctggattgaatcaATCAATTCCATGGTCTACAGTGATAGGGCCTATTTTGGGTTCAAGACATGCCACACCCGGTGTCACACGTCAGGTCAGAATCCGTATGATGGCGGCTCTGACCCCACGGAGCACGTCGTCGTGTTtcgagctcagatggccctctacggcACGTCTGATGCCCTAATGTGCCACGCATTTCCGACCACCTTCAGGGGACCAGCCTGAACGTGGTTCAGTCGGCTGCGCCCCTCCTTGATCTCATCCTTCGACTAGCCCGCAAGAGAGTTCGAGCAGAATTTCCTCACCAACGTGCGGCCCAAGCCTTCCGTGGCCACTTTACTCTCGTTGTCCCAATGCGAAGACAAGTCTCTCTcccaatttgtggcatgcttcgcCACTGAAATCCAGGGATTctcggacgctcacccctctttaaTTACGCAGGCGTTCCTAATGGGCTTGAAGCCTTTAAGGCTCTTCTGGTCATTGGTCGAGAAGCCGCCCACAACCGTCCCCGAGATGATTCAGCGTGCCAACTAGTACGTCGCCGCCGAAGCTCTAGTGGTGCGAAAACGCATGGATGGGAAAAGGCCAAAGGTGGAACAATCCCGTGGGACGACCATGACAACCCCGATGCGACCACACAGAAGGCCCGATCGACCAGAGCCGTCGATATCGAGACCACCACCTCTCCCCCTAAATGCGTCTCGTACCGAGATCTTTCTCCAAATCAAGGAAAAAGGCTTTTTGCGGTAGCCCAACCTCTTGAAAGCTACTCACAAAAATGGTCCAATTATTGCAAGTTCCATCGAGACTACGACCATGATACGAAGACCTGCCGCGACCTCCAAAATCAAATCGAGGACCTGATCTGAAGAGGCCACCTCAGGCGCTACCTCAAAGAACCTCGAGAAGTGACCCCGCGGCCCAGGGGGTCCATCGAGAGGCAGATCGACGTCATCTCCTGGGGATCGATAGCCGGCAGTAGCAGCTCAACGCGAGGAAGGCCTACACCTGGAACGCGGTTGAGAAACGCCCCCGAATCGAGCTCGAGCCTGAAATTATTTTCGAGCCAGAAGAGATTAAGC
This DNA window, taken from Musa acuminata AAA Group cultivar baxijiao chromosome BXJ3-7, Cavendish_Baxijiao_AAA, whole genome shotgun sequence, encodes the following:
- the LOC103974971 gene encoding alpha-humulene synthase isoform X2, with amino-acid sequence MQECDARMQERAAELMEQVRSMFKDTTDILQTMDLVDSIQLLGLSYHFEKEISEALNRVHDADFNDHALYDTALRFRLLRQQGYHVTPDVFNKFKDEGGSFMSTLGSDVKGLLSLYNAAYLGTHGEIILDEAISFTRNSLVSALANLKPPLTTQVSLDLETPLCRRIRRLLARDYISIYQEDATRDDAILELAKLDFNLLQSLHREELKNITILVECYFWILAVYFEPYYSRARVITTKVIAHISILDDIYDVYSTLEESQRLTEAIQRWDAKVVHQLPEYMKDYYLKLMHTFKEFEDLLASNEKYRITYLKEAMKDLSEAYFEESKWRDQHYVPTLEEHLHVSLISSAYPMLECASFVGMGEIATKEAFEWITSFPKIVQASAIIGRIMNDITSHELEQTREHVASTVQCYMKESGTDVHVACKKLQGLVDDAWKEINEECLNPTAFSIALLERIFNYSRITENTYKYIDGYTNSSTKTKEYISLLLVHPIPL
- the LOC103974971 gene encoding alpha-humulene synthase isoform X1, whose product is MQECDARMQERAAELMEQVRSMFKDTTDILQTMDLVDSIQLLGLSYHFEKEISEALNRVHDADFNDHALYDTALRFRLLRQQGYHVTPDVFNKFKDEGGSFMSTLGSDVKGLLSLYNAAYLGTHGEIILDEAISFTRNSLVSALANLKPPLTTQVSLDLETPLCRRIRRLLARDYISIYQEDATRDDAILELAKLDFNLLQSLHREELKNITIFARDRLVECYFWILAVYFEPYYSRARVITTKVIAHISILDDIYDVYSTLEESQRLTEAIQRWDAKVVHQLPEYMKDYYLKLMHTFKEFEDLLASNEKYRITYLKEAMKDLSEAYFEESKWRDQHYVPTLEEHLHVSLISSAYPMLECASFVGMGEIATKEAFEWITSFPKIVQASAIIGRIMNDITSHELEQTREHVASTVQCYMKESGTDVHVACKKLQGLVDDAWKEINEECLNPTAFSIALLERIFNYSRITENTYKYIDGYTNSSTKTKEYISLLLVHPIPL